From Ailuropoda melanoleuca isolate Jingjing chromosome 17, ASM200744v2, whole genome shotgun sequence, the proteins below share one genomic window:
- the LOC100472638 gene encoding zinc finger protein 484 isoform X3: protein MTKSLECVFQGAVSFKDVTVDFSREEWQQLDLAQKSLYRDVMLENYFNLISVGFQVPKPEVIFNLEQEEPCMLDGEISSQSCLDGDIGFETSQQGMTEEVSIQFERINLFTRDDPYSILEELWQDDKQTGRCEENQNTSITQVPFNNKGTLFNERDCEYKDIGKIDHVNTCLVPARKRFQSYESLGRSLKPIVSLCDYRNNATENLDKIIGCGNIFTHMNSHTETNACEYNQYKKLLSHKQALTQHQGIHTGENLNLFSDYVKIFTQKPHLFGHQSIYTEEKQHEYSKCEIVFTQKPQLAVPQKASIGRKPCTRTEYEKDLSLKSNHEKTHTEENHCKCSGYGKACIQKSDLFRCQGIHIGEKPYECSECGKNVSQNSNLNEHKKIHTGEKHFECTECGKAFTRKSTLSMHQKIHTGEKPYVCAECGKAFIRKSHFITHERIHTGEKPYECRDCGKSFIKKSQLHVHQRIHTGENPFICTECGKVFTHKTNLIIHQKIHTGERPYICTECAKAFTDRSNLIKHQKIHTGEKPYKCSDCGKSFTWKSRLRIHQKCHTGERHYECSECGKAFIQKSTLSMHQRIHRGEKPYVCTECGKAFFHKSHFITHERIHTGEKPYECSDCGKSFTKKSQLHVHQQIHTGEKPYRCAECGKAFTDRSNLFTHQKIHTGEKPYKCSECGKAFTRKSGLHIHQQSHTGERHYECSECGKAFARKSTLIMHQRIHTGEKPYICTECGKSFIQKSHLNRHRRIHTGEKPYECSDCGKAFIKKSQLHEHHRIHTGEKPFICAECGKAFTIRSNLIKHQKIHAKQKPYKGSDFRKALNWRPQLSIHQKSDSGEVECPASQSWCGDTP from the coding sequence aTGGGGATATTGGTTTTGAAACTTCACAGCAGGGAATGACTGAAGAAGTTTCAATCCAGTTTGAGAGAATTAATCTCTTCACAAGAGATGACCCATATTCCATTTTAGAAGAATTGTGGCAAGATGATAAACAGACAGGGAGATGTGAGGAAAACCAGAACACAAGTATAACACAAGTTCCCTTTAACAACAAGGGAACACTATTTAATGAGAGAGATTGTGAATATAAGGACATCGGGAAAATTGACCATGTAAACACATGCCTTGTTCCTGCAAGAAAAAGATTCCAGAGCTATGAATCATTGGGAAGGAGTTTGAAGCCTATTGTAAGCTTATGTGATTATAGAAACAATGCAACAGAAAATCTTGATAAGATTATTGGATGTGGTAATATTTTCACTCATATGAATTCTCATACAGAAACGAATGCTTGTGAATATAACCAGTATAAGAAACTTCTGAGTCATAAGCAAGCTCTCACTCAACATCAAggaattcatactggtgagaatctcaatttattttctgattatgtAAAAATTTTCACCCAGAAGCCACACCTCTTCGGACATCAAAGTATTTATACTGAAGAGAAACAGCATGAATACAGCAAATGTGAGATAGTCTTCACTCAGAAGCCCCAACTTGCTGTACCTCAGAAGGCTTCTATAGGCAGGAAACCCTGTACACGCACTGAATATGAGAAGGACTTGTCCCTCAAGTCAAATCATGAGAAAACTCACACTGAGGAGAATCACTGTAAATGCAGTGGATATGGAAAAGCCTGTATCCAGAAGTCAGATCTGTTCAGATGCCAGGGAATTCATATTGGagaaaaaccctatgaatgtagTGAATGTGGGAAAAATGTCTCTCAGAATTCAAACCTCAATGAACATAAAAAAatccatactggagagaaacaCTTTGAATGTActgaatgtggaaaagccttcacAAGGAAATCAACTCTAAGTATGCATCAGAAAATTCATACAGGAGAAAAACCCTATGTATGTGccgaatgtgggaaagcctttatcCGGAAGTCACATTTTATTACAcatgagagaattcatactggagagaaaccttatgaatgcaGGGACTGTGGAAAGTCCTTTATAAAGAAGTCACAACTGCATGTGCATCAGCgaattcacacaggagagaatCCCTTTATATGTACAGAATGTGGGAAGGTCTTCACTCACAAGACAAATCTCATTATACATCAgaaaattcatactggagagagaCCTTATATATGTACTGAATGTGCAAAGGCCTTTACTGACAGGTCAAATCTCATTAAACACCAAaaaattcatactggagagaaaccctataaatgcAGTGACTGTGGAAAATCATTCACCTGGAAGTCACGGCTCAGGATACATCAGAAGTGCCATACTGGAGAGAGACATTATGAATGCAgtgagtgtgggaaagccttcatcCAGAAGTCAACACTAAGTatgcatcagagaattcatagAGGAGAAAAACCCTATGTTTGCactgaatgtgggaaggccttcttCCACAAGTCACATTTTATTACCCATGAGAggattcatactggagagaaaccttatgaatgcaGTGATTGTGGGAAATCCTTCACAAAGAAGTCACAACTCCATGTACATCAGCAgattcacacaggagagaaaccctacagATGTGCTGAGTGTGGAAAGGCCTTCACTGACAGATCGAATCTCTTTACACACCAGAAAATtcatactggggagaaaccctataaatgtagtgaatgtggaaaagccttcacTCGGAAGTCAGGCCTCCATATACATCAGCAATCTCACACTGGAGAGAGACACTATGAGTGTAgcgaatgtgggaaagcctttgcAAGAAAATCAACACTAATTatgcatcagagaattcatacaggagagaaaccctatatTTGTACAGAATGTGGGAAGTCTTTCATCCAGAAATCACATTTAAATCGGCATcggagaattcatactggagaaaaaccctatgAATGCAGTGACTGTGGGAAGGCCTTCATTAAGAAGTCACAACTCCATGAACATCATCgaattcacacaggagagaaaccattTATATGTGCTGAGTGTGGAAAAGCATTCACCATCAGATCAAATCTTATTAAACACCAGAAAATTCATGCTAAACAGAAACCCTATAAAGGCAGTGACTTTAGGAAAGCCTTAAACTGGAGGCCACAGCTCAGTATACATCAGAAATCGGATTCTGGGGAAGTGGAGTGCCCAGCATCCCAATCATGGTGTGGGGATACACCGTAG
- the LOC100472638 gene encoding zinc finger protein 484 isoform X5, with product MTKSLGAVSFKDVTVDFSREEWQQLDLAQKSLYRDVMLENYFNLISVGFQVPKPEVIFNLEQEEPCMLDGEISSQSCLDGDIGFETSQQGMTEEVSIQFERINLFTRDDPYSILEELWQDDKQTGRCEENQNTSITQVPFNNKGTLFNERDCEYKDIGKIDHVNTCLVPARKRFQSYESLGRSLKPIVSLCDYRNNATENLDKIIGCGNIFTHMNSHTETNACEYNQYKKLLSHKQALTQHQGIHTGENLNLFSDYVKIFTQKPHLFGHQSIYTEEKQHEYSKCEIVFTQKPQLAVPQKASIGRKPCTRTEYEKDLSLKSNHEKTHTEENHCKCSGYGKACIQKSDLFRCQGIHIGEKPYECSECGKNVSQNSNLNEHKKIHTGEKHFECTECGKAFTRKSTLSMHQKIHTGEKPYVCAECGKAFIRKSHFITHERIHTGEKPYECRDCGKSFIKKSQLHVHQRIHTGENPFICTECGKVFTHKTNLIIHQKIHTGERPYICTECAKAFTDRSNLIKHQKIHTGEKPYKCSDCGKSFTWKSRLRIHQKCHTGERHYECSECGKAFIQKSTLSMHQRIHRGEKPYVCTECGKAFFHKSHFITHERIHTGEKPYECSDCGKSFTKKSQLHVHQQIHTGEKPYRCAECGKAFTDRSNLFTHQKIHTGEKPYKCSECGKAFTRKSGLHIHQQSHTGERHYECSECGKAFARKSTLIMHQRIHTGEKPYICTECGKSFIQKSHLNRHRRIHTGEKPYECSDCGKAFIKKSQLHEHHRIHTGEKPFICAECGKAFTIRSNLIKHQKIHAKQKPYKGSDFRKALNWRPQLSIHQKSDSGEVECPASQSWCGDTP from the coding sequence aTGGGGATATTGGTTTTGAAACTTCACAGCAGGGAATGACTGAAGAAGTTTCAATCCAGTTTGAGAGAATTAATCTCTTCACAAGAGATGACCCATATTCCATTTTAGAAGAATTGTGGCAAGATGATAAACAGACAGGGAGATGTGAGGAAAACCAGAACACAAGTATAACACAAGTTCCCTTTAACAACAAGGGAACACTATTTAATGAGAGAGATTGTGAATATAAGGACATCGGGAAAATTGACCATGTAAACACATGCCTTGTTCCTGCAAGAAAAAGATTCCAGAGCTATGAATCATTGGGAAGGAGTTTGAAGCCTATTGTAAGCTTATGTGATTATAGAAACAATGCAACAGAAAATCTTGATAAGATTATTGGATGTGGTAATATTTTCACTCATATGAATTCTCATACAGAAACGAATGCTTGTGAATATAACCAGTATAAGAAACTTCTGAGTCATAAGCAAGCTCTCACTCAACATCAAggaattcatactggtgagaatctcaatttattttctgattatgtAAAAATTTTCACCCAGAAGCCACACCTCTTCGGACATCAAAGTATTTATACTGAAGAGAAACAGCATGAATACAGCAAATGTGAGATAGTCTTCACTCAGAAGCCCCAACTTGCTGTACCTCAGAAGGCTTCTATAGGCAGGAAACCCTGTACACGCACTGAATATGAGAAGGACTTGTCCCTCAAGTCAAATCATGAGAAAACTCACACTGAGGAGAATCACTGTAAATGCAGTGGATATGGAAAAGCCTGTATCCAGAAGTCAGATCTGTTCAGATGCCAGGGAATTCATATTGGagaaaaaccctatgaatgtagTGAATGTGGGAAAAATGTCTCTCAGAATTCAAACCTCAATGAACATAAAAAAatccatactggagagaaacaCTTTGAATGTActgaatgtggaaaagccttcacAAGGAAATCAACTCTAAGTATGCATCAGAAAATTCATACAGGAGAAAAACCCTATGTATGTGccgaatgtgggaaagcctttatcCGGAAGTCACATTTTATTACAcatgagagaattcatactggagagaaaccttatgaatgcaGGGACTGTGGAAAGTCCTTTATAAAGAAGTCACAACTGCATGTGCATCAGCgaattcacacaggagagaatCCCTTTATATGTACAGAATGTGGGAAGGTCTTCACTCACAAGACAAATCTCATTATACATCAgaaaattcatactggagagagaCCTTATATATGTACTGAATGTGCAAAGGCCTTTACTGACAGGTCAAATCTCATTAAACACCAAaaaattcatactggagagaaaccctataaatgcAGTGACTGTGGAAAATCATTCACCTGGAAGTCACGGCTCAGGATACATCAGAAGTGCCATACTGGAGAGAGACATTATGAATGCAgtgagtgtgggaaagccttcatcCAGAAGTCAACACTAAGTatgcatcagagaattcatagAGGAGAAAAACCCTATGTTTGCactgaatgtgggaaggccttcttCCACAAGTCACATTTTATTACCCATGAGAggattcatactggagagaaaccttatgaatgcaGTGATTGTGGGAAATCCTTCACAAAGAAGTCACAACTCCATGTACATCAGCAgattcacacaggagagaaaccctacagATGTGCTGAGTGTGGAAAGGCCTTCACTGACAGATCGAATCTCTTTACACACCAGAAAATtcatactggggagaaaccctataaatgtagtgaatgtggaaaagccttcacTCGGAAGTCAGGCCTCCATATACATCAGCAATCTCACACTGGAGAGAGACACTATGAGTGTAgcgaatgtgggaaagcctttgcAAGAAAATCAACACTAATTatgcatcagagaattcatacaggagagaaaccctatatTTGTACAGAATGTGGGAAGTCTTTCATCCAGAAATCACATTTAAATCGGCATcggagaattcatactggagaaaaaccctatgAATGCAGTGACTGTGGGAAGGCCTTCATTAAGAAGTCACAACTCCATGAACATCATCgaattcacacaggagagaaaccattTATATGTGCTGAGTGTGGAAAAGCATTCACCATCAGATCAAATCTTATTAAACACCAGAAAATTCATGCTAAACAGAAACCCTATAAAGGCAGTGACTTTAGGAAAGCCTTAAACTGGAGGCCACAGCTCAGTATACATCAGAAATCGGATTCTGGGGAAGTGGAGTGCCCAGCATCCCAATCATGGTGTGGGGATACACCGTAG
- the LOC100472638 gene encoding zinc finger protein 484 isoform X4 — MLAGRFGPQGAVSFKDVTVDFSREEWQQLDLAQKSLYRDVMLENYFNLISVGFQVPKPEVIFNLEQEEPCMLDGEISSQSCLDGDIGFETSQQGMTEEVSIQFERINLFTRDDPYSILEELWQDDKQTGRCEENQNTSITQVPFNNKGTLFNERDCEYKDIGKIDHVNTCLVPARKRFQSYESLGRSLKPIVSLCDYRNNATENLDKIIGCGNIFTHMNSHTETNACEYNQYKKLLSHKQALTQHQGIHTGENLNLFSDYVKIFTQKPHLFGHQSIYTEEKQHEYSKCEIVFTQKPQLAVPQKASIGRKPCTRTEYEKDLSLKSNHEKTHTEENHCKCSGYGKACIQKSDLFRCQGIHIGEKPYECSECGKNVSQNSNLNEHKKIHTGEKHFECTECGKAFTRKSTLSMHQKIHTGEKPYVCAECGKAFIRKSHFITHERIHTGEKPYECRDCGKSFIKKSQLHVHQRIHTGENPFICTECGKVFTHKTNLIIHQKIHTGERPYICTECAKAFTDRSNLIKHQKIHTGEKPYKCSDCGKSFTWKSRLRIHQKCHTGERHYECSECGKAFIQKSTLSMHQRIHRGEKPYVCTECGKAFFHKSHFITHERIHTGEKPYECSDCGKSFTKKSQLHVHQQIHTGEKPYRCAECGKAFTDRSNLFTHQKIHTGEKPYKCSECGKAFTRKSGLHIHQQSHTGERHYECSECGKAFARKSTLIMHQRIHTGEKPYICTECGKSFIQKSHLNRHRRIHTGEKPYECSDCGKAFIKKSQLHEHHRIHTGEKPFICAECGKAFTIRSNLIKHQKIHAKQKPYKGSDFRKALNWRPQLSIHQKSDSGEVECPASQSWCGDTP; from the coding sequence aTGGGGATATTGGTTTTGAAACTTCACAGCAGGGAATGACTGAAGAAGTTTCAATCCAGTTTGAGAGAATTAATCTCTTCACAAGAGATGACCCATATTCCATTTTAGAAGAATTGTGGCAAGATGATAAACAGACAGGGAGATGTGAGGAAAACCAGAACACAAGTATAACACAAGTTCCCTTTAACAACAAGGGAACACTATTTAATGAGAGAGATTGTGAATATAAGGACATCGGGAAAATTGACCATGTAAACACATGCCTTGTTCCTGCAAGAAAAAGATTCCAGAGCTATGAATCATTGGGAAGGAGTTTGAAGCCTATTGTAAGCTTATGTGATTATAGAAACAATGCAACAGAAAATCTTGATAAGATTATTGGATGTGGTAATATTTTCACTCATATGAATTCTCATACAGAAACGAATGCTTGTGAATATAACCAGTATAAGAAACTTCTGAGTCATAAGCAAGCTCTCACTCAACATCAAggaattcatactggtgagaatctcaatttattttctgattatgtAAAAATTTTCACCCAGAAGCCACACCTCTTCGGACATCAAAGTATTTATACTGAAGAGAAACAGCATGAATACAGCAAATGTGAGATAGTCTTCACTCAGAAGCCCCAACTTGCTGTACCTCAGAAGGCTTCTATAGGCAGGAAACCCTGTACACGCACTGAATATGAGAAGGACTTGTCCCTCAAGTCAAATCATGAGAAAACTCACACTGAGGAGAATCACTGTAAATGCAGTGGATATGGAAAAGCCTGTATCCAGAAGTCAGATCTGTTCAGATGCCAGGGAATTCATATTGGagaaaaaccctatgaatgtagTGAATGTGGGAAAAATGTCTCTCAGAATTCAAACCTCAATGAACATAAAAAAatccatactggagagaaacaCTTTGAATGTActgaatgtggaaaagccttcacAAGGAAATCAACTCTAAGTATGCATCAGAAAATTCATACAGGAGAAAAACCCTATGTATGTGccgaatgtgggaaagcctttatcCGGAAGTCACATTTTATTACAcatgagagaattcatactggagagaaaccttatgaatgcaGGGACTGTGGAAAGTCCTTTATAAAGAAGTCACAACTGCATGTGCATCAGCgaattcacacaggagagaatCCCTTTATATGTACAGAATGTGGGAAGGTCTTCACTCACAAGACAAATCTCATTATACATCAgaaaattcatactggagagagaCCTTATATATGTACTGAATGTGCAAAGGCCTTTACTGACAGGTCAAATCTCATTAAACACCAAaaaattcatactggagagaaaccctataaatgcAGTGACTGTGGAAAATCATTCACCTGGAAGTCACGGCTCAGGATACATCAGAAGTGCCATACTGGAGAGAGACATTATGAATGCAgtgagtgtgggaaagccttcatcCAGAAGTCAACACTAAGTatgcatcagagaattcatagAGGAGAAAAACCCTATGTTTGCactgaatgtgggaaggccttcttCCACAAGTCACATTTTATTACCCATGAGAggattcatactggagagaaaccttatgaatgcaGTGATTGTGGGAAATCCTTCACAAAGAAGTCACAACTCCATGTACATCAGCAgattcacacaggagagaaaccctacagATGTGCTGAGTGTGGAAAGGCCTTCACTGACAGATCGAATCTCTTTACACACCAGAAAATtcatactggggagaaaccctataaatgtagtgaatgtggaaaagccttcacTCGGAAGTCAGGCCTCCATATACATCAGCAATCTCACACTGGAGAGAGACACTATGAGTGTAgcgaatgtgggaaagcctttgcAAGAAAATCAACACTAATTatgcatcagagaattcatacaggagagaaaccctatatTTGTACAGAATGTGGGAAGTCTTTCATCCAGAAATCACATTTAAATCGGCATcggagaattcatactggagaaaaaccctatgAATGCAGTGACTGTGGGAAGGCCTTCATTAAGAAGTCACAACTCCATGAACATCATCgaattcacacaggagagaaaccattTATATGTGCTGAGTGTGGAAAAGCATTCACCATCAGATCAAATCTTATTAAACACCAGAAAATTCATGCTAAACAGAAACCCTATAAAGGCAGTGACTTTAGGAAAGCCTTAAACTGGAGGCCACAGCTCAGTATACATCAGAAATCGGATTCTGGGGAAGTGGAGTGCCCAGCATCCCAATCATGGTGTGGGGATACACCGTAG
- the LOC100472638 gene encoding zinc finger protein 484 isoform X7, with translation MLDGEISSQSCLDGDIGFETSQQGMTEEVSIQFERINLFTRDDPYSILEELWQDDKQTGRCEENQNTSITQVPFNNKGTLFNERDCEYKDIGKIDHVNTCLVPARKRFQSYESLGRSLKPIVSLCDYRNNATENLDKIIGCGNIFTHMNSHTETNACEYNQYKKLLSHKQALTQHQGIHTGENLNLFSDYVKIFTQKPHLFGHQSIYTEEKQHEYSKCEIVFTQKPQLAVPQKASIGRKPCTRTEYEKDLSLKSNHEKTHTEENHCKCSGYGKACIQKSDLFRCQGIHIGEKPYECSECGKNVSQNSNLNEHKKIHTGEKHFECTECGKAFTRKSTLSMHQKIHTGEKPYVCAECGKAFIRKSHFITHERIHTGEKPYECRDCGKSFIKKSQLHVHQRIHTGENPFICTECGKVFTHKTNLIIHQKIHTGERPYICTECAKAFTDRSNLIKHQKIHTGEKPYKCSDCGKSFTWKSRLRIHQKCHTGERHYECSECGKAFIQKSTLSMHQRIHRGEKPYVCTECGKAFFHKSHFITHERIHTGEKPYECSDCGKSFTKKSQLHVHQQIHTGEKPYRCAECGKAFTDRSNLFTHQKIHTGEKPYKCSECGKAFTRKSGLHIHQQSHTGERHYECSECGKAFARKSTLIMHQRIHTGEKPYICTECGKSFIQKSHLNRHRRIHTGEKPYECSDCGKAFIKKSQLHEHHRIHTGEKPFICAECGKAFTIRSNLIKHQKIHAKQKPYKGSDFRKALNWRPQLSIHQKSDSGEVECPASQSWCGDTP, from the coding sequence aTGGGGATATTGGTTTTGAAACTTCACAGCAGGGAATGACTGAAGAAGTTTCAATCCAGTTTGAGAGAATTAATCTCTTCACAAGAGATGACCCATATTCCATTTTAGAAGAATTGTGGCAAGATGATAAACAGACAGGGAGATGTGAGGAAAACCAGAACACAAGTATAACACAAGTTCCCTTTAACAACAAGGGAACACTATTTAATGAGAGAGATTGTGAATATAAGGACATCGGGAAAATTGACCATGTAAACACATGCCTTGTTCCTGCAAGAAAAAGATTCCAGAGCTATGAATCATTGGGAAGGAGTTTGAAGCCTATTGTAAGCTTATGTGATTATAGAAACAATGCAACAGAAAATCTTGATAAGATTATTGGATGTGGTAATATTTTCACTCATATGAATTCTCATACAGAAACGAATGCTTGTGAATATAACCAGTATAAGAAACTTCTGAGTCATAAGCAAGCTCTCACTCAACATCAAggaattcatactggtgagaatctcaatttattttctgattatgtAAAAATTTTCACCCAGAAGCCACACCTCTTCGGACATCAAAGTATTTATACTGAAGAGAAACAGCATGAATACAGCAAATGTGAGATAGTCTTCACTCAGAAGCCCCAACTTGCTGTACCTCAGAAGGCTTCTATAGGCAGGAAACCCTGTACACGCACTGAATATGAGAAGGACTTGTCCCTCAAGTCAAATCATGAGAAAACTCACACTGAGGAGAATCACTGTAAATGCAGTGGATATGGAAAAGCCTGTATCCAGAAGTCAGATCTGTTCAGATGCCAGGGAATTCATATTGGagaaaaaccctatgaatgtagTGAATGTGGGAAAAATGTCTCTCAGAATTCAAACCTCAATGAACATAAAAAAatccatactggagagaaacaCTTTGAATGTActgaatgtggaaaagccttcacAAGGAAATCAACTCTAAGTATGCATCAGAAAATTCATACAGGAGAAAAACCCTATGTATGTGccgaatgtgggaaagcctttatcCGGAAGTCACATTTTATTACAcatgagagaattcatactggagagaaaccttatgaatgcaGGGACTGTGGAAAGTCCTTTATAAAGAAGTCACAACTGCATGTGCATCAGCgaattcacacaggagagaatCCCTTTATATGTACAGAATGTGGGAAGGTCTTCACTCACAAGACAAATCTCATTATACATCAgaaaattcatactggagagagaCCTTATATATGTACTGAATGTGCAAAGGCCTTTACTGACAGGTCAAATCTCATTAAACACCAAaaaattcatactggagagaaaccctataaatgcAGTGACTGTGGAAAATCATTCACCTGGAAGTCACGGCTCAGGATACATCAGAAGTGCCATACTGGAGAGAGACATTATGAATGCAgtgagtgtgggaaagccttcatcCAGAAGTCAACACTAAGTatgcatcagagaattcatagAGGAGAAAAACCCTATGTTTGCactgaatgtgggaaggccttcttCCACAAGTCACATTTTATTACCCATGAGAggattcatactggagagaaaccttatgaatgcaGTGATTGTGGGAAATCCTTCACAAAGAAGTCACAACTCCATGTACATCAGCAgattcacacaggagagaaaccctacagATGTGCTGAGTGTGGAAAGGCCTTCACTGACAGATCGAATCTCTTTACACACCAGAAAATtcatactggggagaaaccctataaatgtagtgaatgtggaaaagccttcacTCGGAAGTCAGGCCTCCATATACATCAGCAATCTCACACTGGAGAGAGACACTATGAGTGTAgcgaatgtgggaaagcctttgcAAGAAAATCAACACTAATTatgcatcagagaattcatacaggagagaaaccctatatTTGTACAGAATGTGGGAAGTCTTTCATCCAGAAATCACATTTAAATCGGCATcggagaattcatactggagaaaaaccctatgAATGCAGTGACTGTGGGAAGGCCTTCATTAAGAAGTCACAACTCCATGAACATCATCgaattcacacaggagagaaaccattTATATGTGCTGAGTGTGGAAAAGCATTCACCATCAGATCAAATCTTATTAAACACCAGAAAATTCATGCTAAACAGAAACCCTATAAAGGCAGTGACTTTAGGAAAGCCTTAAACTGGAGGCCACAGCTCAGTATACATCAGAAATCGGATTCTGGGGAAGTGGAGTGCCCAGCATCCCAATCATGGTGTGGGGATACACCGTAG